A single region of the Acidobacteriota bacterium genome encodes:
- a CDS encoding ammonium transporter: protein MQPQLKPPSSRRTVLKVLLAGAVLLLVATAAGAQVSGEATYVFNTYAFLVWGAFIMWMCAGFTMLEAGSVRTKNASVICLKNIGLYSIAGIAYYFIGYNLMYVDVSGWIGSITPLFEASADEMAFLAGDADKAAAVIGSGYSEMSSWFFQMTFVATTASIVSGALAERVKLWSFLIFTAVLTAVLYPIVGAWTWGGGWLAERGFQDFAGSTIVHSTGGWAALAGIIIVGARRGKFRADGSVKATPPSNVPIVTLGVFILWMGWFGFNGGSQLALGGASDATAMGNLLINTNLGAAAGVIAALALSRPLLGRVDLLAVLNGALGGLVGVTAGPDLVGHHWALLIGAIGGVVTVAGMKMLERMKLDDVVGAVPVHLFAGIWGTLAVCIAAGGSFVPQVIGIVVIGVFVFGVSLLLWWVLEKTIGVRVSPEVEELGQDMTELGIESYPEFILMPDEDDMQAAKAAQEGARS from the coding sequence ATGCAGCCCCAGTTGAAGCCACCTTCGTCACGACGGACCGTTCTCAAGGTGCTCCTCGCCGGCGCCGTGCTGCTGCTCGTCGCGACCGCGGCGGGTGCCCAGGTGTCCGGTGAAGCCACGTACGTCTTCAACACCTACGCGTTTCTGGTTTGGGGCGCGTTCATCATGTGGATGTGCGCCGGCTTCACGATGCTCGAGGCGGGCTCGGTCCGGACGAAGAACGCGTCCGTCATCTGCCTGAAGAACATCGGCCTCTACTCGATCGCCGGCATTGCCTACTACTTCATCGGCTACAACCTGATGTACGTCGATGTCAGCGGCTGGATCGGTTCGATCACGCCGCTGTTCGAGGCGTCCGCGGACGAGATGGCCTTCCTTGCCGGAGATGCCGACAAGGCGGCTGCCGTCATCGGAAGCGGCTACTCGGAGATGTCGAGCTGGTTCTTCCAGATGACGTTCGTGGCGACCACGGCCTCGATCGTGTCGGGAGCCCTCGCCGAGCGCGTCAAGCTCTGGTCCTTCCTAATCTTCACCGCCGTGCTGACCGCGGTTCTCTACCCGATCGTCGGCGCCTGGACCTGGGGCGGCGGCTGGCTGGCCGAGCGCGGCTTCCAGGACTTCGCCGGCTCGACGATCGTCCACTCGACCGGCGGATGGGCCGCCCTTGCGGGAATCATCATCGTCGGAGCCCGGCGTGGCAAGTTCCGCGCCGACGGCAGCGTCAAGGCAACGCCGCCATCCAACGTCCCGATCGTGACGCTCGGCGTCTTCATCCTCTGGATGGGGTGGTTCGGATTCAACGGTGGCTCGCAGCTCGCGCTCGGCGGCGCCAGCGACGCCACGGCGATGGGTAACCTGCTGATCAACACGAACCTCGGCGCGGCTGCCGGCGTCATCGCGGCCCTCGCTCTGTCACGGCCGTTGCTGGGCCGGGTCGACCTCCTGGCCGTGCTCAACGGCGCACTCGGCGGACTGGTCGGCGTGACCGCCGGTCCGGACCTGGTCGGTCACCACTGGGCGCTGCTGATCGGCGCCATCGGCGGCGTGGTCACGGTCGCCGGCATGAAGATGCTCGAGCGGATGAAGCTCGACGATGTCGTCGGCGCCGTTCCGGTCCACCTGTTTGCCGGCATCTGGGGCACCCTCGCCGTGTGCATCGCGGCCGGCGGCAGCTTCGTGCCGCAGGTCATCGGCATCGTCGTGATCGGCGTCTTTGTCTTCGGCGTTTCCCTGCTCCTCTGGTGGGTGCTCGAGAAGACGATCGGTGTCCGGGTTTCGCCGGAAGTCGAGGAACTCGGTCAGGACATGACCGAACTCGGCATCGAGTCCTATCCCGAGTTCATCCTGATGCCGGACGAGGACGACATGCAGGCGGCCAAGGCGGCGCAGGAGGGCGCGAGGAGCTGA
- a CDS encoding amidohydrolase family protein, whose amino-acid sequence MFTSAVRPMMAAPLLVAAWLGTATAAWAAANEPKFHDVHFHLTNYVQRGITLSEFLEIAAKDVGRTAVFGIPLQQKWDYFESGDRAPDYYLHSDSALYYYSFVDAIIAEEYQLLPPEDQARFDPMITGFNPTDMYAADHIRRVLEHYPGVFSGIGEFSIHKEFVTSKILGHTASLRNPALDRVLDFAAEVGLVVIFHNDIDVVLPTEAQEPVHLEPVREFFRAHSDATIIWAHTGLGRFVAPAADHVELLDALLSDEAFSHVHCDLSWDEVAKYIVRDETSLDAWTALLERHPDRFLFGTDSVAPSGRDGYLKTWRDYAPLWDRLSEPTLHAITIGNYERIFDEANRKVRAWEAGQ is encoded by the coding sequence GTGTTCACCAGTGCGGTCAGGCCGATGATGGCGGCGCCGCTGCTCGTCGCGGCGTGGCTGGGCACGGCGACAGCGGCCTGGGCGGCGGCGAACGAACCGAAGTTCCACGACGTCCACTTCCACCTCACGAACTACGTCCAGCGGGGCATCACGCTCAGCGAGTTCCTGGAGATCGCGGCGAAGGACGTGGGGCGCACTGCGGTCTTCGGCATCCCGTTGCAGCAGAAGTGGGACTACTTCGAGTCGGGCGACCGGGCGCCGGACTACTACCTGCACTCGGATTCGGCTCTCTACTACTACTCCTTCGTCGACGCGATCATCGCCGAGGAGTACCAGTTGCTACCGCCCGAGGACCAGGCGCGCTTCGACCCGATGATCACGGGCTTCAACCCGACGGACATGTACGCCGCGGATCACATCCGCCGTGTGCTCGAGCACTACCCCGGCGTCTTCTCGGGAATCGGGGAGTTCTCGATCCACAAGGAGTTCGTGACCTCGAAGATCCTCGGCCACACGGCCAGCCTGCGGAATCCGGCGCTGGACCGCGTTCTCGACTTCGCCGCCGAGGTAGGCCTCGTGGTCATCTTCCACAACGACATCGACGTCGTGCTGCCCACGGAGGCGCAGGAGCCCGTTCACCTGGAGCCCGTGCGGGAGTTCTTCCGGGCCCACTCCGACGCCACGATCATCTGGGCCCATACCGGGCTGGGACGGTTCGTGGCGCCCGCCGCGGACCATGTGGAACTACTCGACGCCCTGCTCTCCGACGAGGCGTTCTCCCATGTGCACTGCGACCTGTCCTGGGACGAGGTGGCCAAGTACATCGTGCGCGACGAAACCTCGCTTGATGCCTGGACCGCGCTGCTCGAACGCCATCCGGACCGCTTCCTGTTCGGGACGGATTCCGTTGCGCCTAGCGGCCGAGATGGGTACCTCAAGACATGGCGCGACTACGCGCCGCTCTGGGACCGGCTCAGCGAACCGACACTGCACGCGATCACGATCGGCAACTACGAGCGCATCTTCGACGAGGCGAACCGCAAGGTCCGGGCGTGGGAGGCCGGCCAGTAG
- a CDS encoding DUF1501 domain-containing protein, with translation MNGKKTDSYCSDCGPKRGTDPQADYALGVSRRQFFGLASTGIGVAALSSLLDPGPSWAARGEAAKALGALGGTHFPSRAKRVIYLFQSGAPSQIDLFDYKPRLTEWHGEELPASVRGDQRVTGMTANQDSFPITASMFGFAQHGESGAWVSELMPHTAGIVDKLCFLKAVHTEAINHDPGITYLQTGHQQPGRPSLGAWLSYGIGSENSDLPAFIVLISQGSAKRESQALFQRLWGAGFLPSEHQGVNLRAAEDPVLYLSDPPGIDRGVRRRMLDVVARLNEQHHEEFGDPEITARIAQYEMAYRMQASVPELVDTSDEPRSTFDLYGEDARTPGTYAANCLLARRLAERDVRFIQLYHRGWDQHGDLPSDIRLQCGDVDRASAALVTDLEQRGLLEDTLVVWGGEFGRTVYCQGALSEDNYGRDHHGRCYTVWMAGAGIEPGTTYGETDDHCYNIVSGGVHIHDLNATILHQLGIDHERLVYRYSGRDFRLTDVHGRVVEEVLR, from the coding sequence ATGAACGGAAAGAAGACCGACTCCTACTGCAGTGACTGCGGCCCGAAAAGGGGCACGGATCCCCAGGCCGACTATGCGCTCGGCGTCAGCCGGCGACAGTTCTTCGGCCTGGCGAGCACGGGGATCGGCGTCGCGGCGCTCTCCTCGCTGCTCGACCCGGGGCCCTCGTGGGCCGCCCGAGGCGAGGCGGCGAAGGCGTTGGGCGCTCTCGGTGGGACCCACTTCCCGTCCAGGGCGAAGCGGGTGATCTACCTGTTCCAGTCCGGTGCGCCGTCCCAGATCGATCTCTTCGACTACAAGCCGCGTTTGACCGAGTGGCACGGCGAGGAACTGCCCGCTTCCGTGCGCGGCGACCAGCGCGTAACCGGCATGACGGCCAACCAGGACTCGTTCCCGATCACGGCGTCGATGTTCGGGTTCGCCCAGCACGGCGAGAGCGGCGCCTGGGTCAGCGAGCTGATGCCCCATACCGCGGGGATCGTCGACAAGCTCTGCTTCCTCAAGGCGGTGCACACCGAGGCGATCAACCACGATCCGGGCATCACCTATCTGCAGACAGGACACCAGCAGCCGGGCCGTCCAAGCCTCGGAGCCTGGCTGAGCTACGGCATCGGCTCGGAGAACAGCGACCTGCCGGCCTTCATCGTGCTGATCTCCCAGGGCAGCGCCAAGCGCGAGTCGCAGGCGCTTTTCCAGCGTCTCTGGGGCGCCGGCTTCCTGCCCTCGGAGCACCAGGGAGTCAACCTGCGGGCGGCGGAGGATCCGGTTCTCTACCTGTCCGATCCGCCGGGGATCGACCGCGGCGTCCGGCGCCGGATGCTGGACGTCGTGGCGAGGTTGAACGAACAGCACCACGAGGAGTTCGGCGATCCGGAGATCACCGCCCGGATCGCGCAGTACGAGATGGCCTACCGGATGCAGGCCTCGGTGCCCGAGCTCGTCGATACGTCGGACGAACCGCGGAGCACGTTCGACCTCTACGGCGAGGATGCGCGCACCCCGGGCACCTACGCCGCGAACTGCCTGCTGGCGCGGCGGCTCGCGGAGCGCGACGTACGCTTCATTCAGCTCTACCACCGCGGCTGGGACCAGCACGGCGATCTGCCGAGCGACATTCGCCTGCAGTGCGGCGACGTGGACCGGGCGTCGGCGGCGCTGGTCACCGACCTGGAACAGCGGGGCCTGCTGGAGGACACCTTGGTCGTCTGGGGCGGTGAGTTCGGACGCACCGTGTATTGCCAGGGCGCGCTCTCGGAGGACAACTACGGCCGGGACCACCACGGCCGCTGCTACACGGTGTGGATGGCCGGGGCGGGTATCGAGCCTGGCACGACGTACGGCGAAACGGACGACCACTGCTACAACATCGTCTCGGGCGGCGTGCACATCCACGACCTGAATGCGACGATCCTGCACCAGCTCGGGATCGACCACGAACGCCTCGTGTACCGCTACAGTGGTCGGGACTTCCGTCTCACCGACGTCCACGGACGGGTGGTGGAGGAGGTGCTCCGCTAG
- a CDS encoding CmcJ/NvfI family oxidoreductase, translated as MSVNQVSTATETATPAYVPPLQLTKGQPPPVAANGGLSYMSFDRDGDAGTAAATEATFRQVAEGHEKVFADMLDNAPAGPIETKWGPGFRRYAECLEYIRANNIEAPEGGLALPLRYSVREEPSYSIVSSNALWRDPARRADAEALRRYERDIARGCLYFPHVMRDARRIEEIYPGLRPDSAECMDRLGLSLGHCESECENFYDAAEVERVFYPEMERLLLEFFPDATDAFVYNHDVFDKDYQGDRTEDQDNKNPGVNANYANLVHNDLNDNSGRVRCRELLTRNLRNFGREQHYTEEQADAKMSRRFMSINLAKPMETVRQNPFVLCAWPSFADQPYITNYRIYDDRVGETTRFTYRPHHEWYWFPQQTSTEVSMLKCYDSVTDGSVSRWSFHTACIDPTAPKDAPCRRNVVVRSFVFF; from the coding sequence ATGAGCGTGAATCAGGTTTCGACGGCTACGGAGACAGCCACGCCGGCCTACGTGCCTCCCTTGCAACTCACGAAGGGGCAGCCGCCGCCCGTTGCCGCGAACGGAGGCCTGTCCTACATGTCGTTTGACCGGGACGGGGATGCGGGAACCGCCGCGGCGACGGAGGCCACCTTCAGGCAGGTCGCCGAGGGGCACGAGAAGGTGTTTGCTGACATGCTCGACAACGCTCCTGCCGGACCGATCGAGACGAAGTGGGGCCCGGGATTCCGTCGCTACGCGGAGTGCCTCGAGTACATTCGGGCGAACAACATCGAAGCCCCGGAAGGCGGCCTGGCGCTGCCGCTGCGCTACTCGGTCCGCGAGGAGCCTTCCTACTCCATCGTCTCGTCGAACGCCCTCTGGCGGGACCCGGCGCGACGGGCCGACGCGGAAGCGCTGCGCCGGTACGAACGGGACATCGCGCGCGGATGCCTCTACTTTCCGCACGTGATGCGCGACGCGCGTCGAATCGAGGAAATCTACCCGGGTCTCAGGCCCGACAGCGCCGAGTGCATGGACAGGCTTGGGCTCTCGCTGGGGCACTGCGAGTCCGAGTGCGAGAACTTCTACGACGCTGCGGAAGTGGAACGCGTGTTCTACCCGGAGATGGAGAGGCTCCTCCTGGAGTTCTTCCCGGATGCGACGGATGCGTTCGTGTACAACCACGACGTGTTCGACAAGGACTACCAGGGAGACCGGACCGAGGACCAGGACAACAAGAACCCCGGTGTGAACGCCAACTACGCCAACCTCGTGCACAACGACCTGAACGACAACAGCGGCCGGGTCCGCTGCCGCGAGCTGCTCACCAGGAACCTCCGGAACTTCGGCCGCGAGCAGCACTACACCGAAGAGCAGGCGGACGCGAAGATGTCGCGGCGCTTCATGTCGATCAATCTCGCCAAACCGATGGAGACCGTGCGCCAGAATCCGTTCGTGCTCTGTGCCTGGCCGTCCTTCGCCGACCAGCCGTACATCACGAACTACCGCATCTACGATGACCGCGTGGGTGAGACCACCCGCTTCACCTACCGCCCGCACCACGAGTGGTACTGGTTTCCCCAGCAGACGTCCACCGAGGTCTCGATGCTCAAGTGCTACGACTCGGTCACCGACGGCTCCGTCTCGCGCTGGTCCTTCCACACCGCCTGCATCGACCCGACCGCGCCCAAGGATGCTCCCTGCCGTAGGAACGTCGTCGTCCGCTCCTTCGTGTTCTTCTAG
- a CDS encoding alkaline phosphatase D family protein: protein MPTVRFSVRRRRRWALHLGVVSVVLAPVAAPAGGAAADPEAVERGAVIYRGGTCPVCHHWEGQGNRRGPDLTDDEWLHGDGSLTAVRRAIETGFRHGAGRRFGGKYEMWPLGGMDLDEVDVDALAAYVWSLHRRRRAADTRTREVVSRIAFGAGADQDRAQPVWDTVLALRPQLMLMLGNSVLAETEDMVQLRRQYDKLTVKPGFAELRRQSRFMATWNDLDFGREDGGAEFDKRAESQQVFLDFWNEPSGSPRRIQQGVYTSQRFGPPGRRLQVILLDTRYGRGPLWQVSSEEARRRELLGMGPYLPNDHERARMLSEEQWRWLDEQLRQSADLRLIVTSIPFVMEFTGRESWANMPTERQRLIDLIRDTGATGVLLLSGDTPWADISRLDGEAPYPLWDFTAGPLNRRSTAGIGPNRHRVGQATREPSFGYIEVDWTAADPEVHVEVRNVANRGLLRRTLRLSELQPK from the coding sequence ATGCCGACCGTCCGGTTCAGCGTGCGCCGCCGCCGGCGATGGGCTCTTCATCTCGGGGTCGTCTCGGTCGTCCTCGCTCCAGTGGCGGCGCCTGCCGGCGGGGCCGCCGCCGACCCGGAGGCGGTTGAACGGGGCGCGGTGATCTACCGTGGCGGCACCTGCCCGGTGTGTCACCACTGGGAAGGCCAGGGGAACCGTCGGGGGCCGGACCTGACCGACGACGAGTGGCTTCACGGCGACGGCTCGCTGACTGCCGTTCGCAGGGCGATCGAGACCGGCTTTCGCCACGGCGCCGGCCGCCGCTTCGGCGGCAAGTACGAGATGTGGCCCCTGGGCGGAATGGACCTCGACGAGGTCGATGTCGACGCCCTGGCGGCCTACGTCTGGTCGCTCCATCGCCGACGCCGTGCCGCGGACACCCGGACCCGGGAAGTCGTGAGCCGCATCGCCTTCGGTGCCGGCGCCGATCAGGACCGGGCGCAACCGGTCTGGGACACCGTGCTGGCGCTGCGCCCCCAACTCATGCTGATGCTGGGCAACAGCGTTCTCGCCGAGACGGAAGACATGGTCCAACTCCGGCGGCAGTACGACAAGCTGACCGTTAAGCCGGGGTTCGCCGAACTGCGCCGGCAGAGCCGCTTCATGGCTACATGGAACGATCTGGACTTCGGCCGCGAGGACGGCGGCGCCGAGTTCGACAAGCGGGCCGAGTCGCAGCAGGTGTTCCTGGACTTCTGGAACGAACCGTCCGGATCGCCGCGACGGATACAGCAGGGGGTCTACACGTCCCAGCGTTTCGGACCGCCGGGACGGCGTCTCCAGGTCATCCTGCTGGATACCCGATACGGGCGCGGACCGCTCTGGCAGGTATCTTCTGAGGAGGCGCGGAGGCGGGAACTGCTGGGCATGGGCCCCTACCTGCCGAACGATCACGAGCGCGCCCGGATGCTGAGCGAGGAGCAGTGGCGTTGGCTCGACGAACAGCTTCGCCAGTCGGCCGACCTGCGTCTGATCGTCACCAGCATCCCCTTCGTCATGGAGTTCACCGGCCGGGAGAGTTGGGCGAACATGCCGACCGAGCGCCAGCGGCTGATCGACCTGATCCGGGACACCGGCGCGACCGGCGTTCTGCTGCTGAGCGGCGACACCCCCTGGGCCGACATCTCGCGCCTCGACGGAGAGGCGCCCTATCCGCTGTGGGACTTCACCGCCGGTCCGCTGAACCGGCGGAGCACGGCCGGGATCGGTCCGAACCGGCACCGTGTCGGCCAGGCCACGCGCGAGCCGAGCTTCGGCTACATCGAGGTCGACTGGACCGCCGCCGACCCCGAGGTCCACGTCGAGGTCCGGAACGTGGCGAACCGGGGCCTGCTGCGCCGGACACTGCGGCTGTCCGAGTTGCAGCCGAAGTAG